The Gracilimonas sp. genome includes a region encoding these proteins:
- a CDS encoding Ig domain-containing protein, translating into MKLISRITLILTLVFICISQAMGQQKLVQNYARMMEIPDVKTMEASPSHLYVLSESEGMAVFRAYPDSLQWLYTSSGMQRRGNIIMADIRFAYLFGDSRRLTVLEPTSVLGVYSSTILPAQPKAAARLKNSLYIALGEEGLGRVSLESPETVDSDPEIVAGSFMNGASVMDLSSSNLSNQLFVLTDAPSLLVFNQQDSTLQNSANISLRRPLEHIFVDQEQVWGSTATGEIFEIRSTGIGKKIGVTNESVDHISSWNGRLFVRTVSGRVWTTDESGLLGIWKDDTRAGNYLANSANRIWISENDNISEIMMREQSSESNTSASGEFSIKPIPKQIITYPNPLILAFEMEGNYPTDQVEFSYRSNAQNAKIRKQGFFWQPTINQVGNFWFSIVATNSEGQSDSTRFVVDVRSFNAPPRFSPVRSTSIAVNEEYTLQFNATDPENPQNSLVRYIGVDMPDGATINEKTGEFTWTPTERQVGESTFKVIATDRLGAASSIDVTLNVLNITRGDE; encoded by the coding sequence ATGAAACTTATTTCAAGGATTACCCTGATACTTACACTTGTGTTCATCTGTATTTCGCAGGCTATGGGGCAGCAAAAACTGGTGCAGAATTATGCCCGGATGATGGAAATCCCGGATGTAAAGACGATGGAAGCTTCTCCTTCTCATTTGTATGTGCTATCCGAAAGTGAAGGCATGGCTGTATTCAGAGCCTACCCTGATTCGCTGCAATGGCTTTATACTTCTTCCGGTATGCAGCGTCGCGGAAATATCATTATGGCCGACATCCGTTTTGCTTACCTGTTCGGAGATTCGAGAAGACTCACCGTTCTTGAACCTACCTCGGTATTAGGGGTTTATTCATCCACCATCTTGCCCGCTCAGCCCAAAGCTGCCGCCCGTTTAAAAAACAGTTTATATATAGCATTGGGAGAAGAAGGTTTGGGCCGTGTTTCTCTGGAATCCCCGGAAACAGTGGACTCTGATCCCGAGATTGTGGCCGGGAGTTTCATGAACGGAGCAAGCGTTATGGATTTAAGCTCATCCAACCTAAGCAATCAGCTTTTTGTACTTACCGATGCTCCTTCCCTCCTCGTTTTCAATCAACAGGATAGCACCCTGCAAAACTCAGCCAATATTTCGTTACGCAGGCCTTTGGAGCACATCTTTGTAGATCAGGAACAGGTTTGGGGAAGCACTGCTACCGGAGAGATTTTTGAGATAAGATCCACCGGAATCGGGAAAAAAATTGGCGTTACCAACGAGTCCGTTGATCACATTTCCAGCTGGAATGGACGGCTTTTTGTGAGAACGGTATCCGGCCGTGTTTGGACAACCGATGAATCCGGTCTTCTCGGCATATGGAAGGATGATACCCGTGCAGGAAATTACCTCGCCAACAGCGCCAACCGAATTTGGATTTCAGAAAATGACAATATCTCTGAAATTATGATGCGCGAGCAATCATCCGAATCCAACACCTCCGCTTCCGGTGAATTCAGCATAAAACCAATTCCCAAACAGATAATAACCTATCCAAATCCGCTTATTTTAGCTTTTGAAATGGAAGGGAATTATCCGACAGATCAGGTTGAGTTTTCATATCGATCTAATGCACAGAATGCCAAAATTCGAAAGCAGGGCTTTTTCTGGCAGCCGACCATCAACCAGGTTGGAAATTTCTGGTTCAGCATTGTAGCCACTAATTCCGAAGGGCAATCCGACAGCACTCGCTTTGTTGTAGATGTGCGCTCTTTTAATGCTCCTCCCCGGTTCAGTCCGGTTCGCTCTACTTCTATAGCGGTTAATGAAGAATACACGCTACAGTTTAATGCTACTGATCCTGAAAACCCGCAAAATTCACTGGTCAGATACATCGGTGTTGATATGCCGGATGGTGCTACCATTAACGAGAAAACCGGGGAATTTACCTGGACGCCAACCGAACGACAGGTAGGCGAATCCACGTTTAAGGTCATTGCTACCGACAGGCTCGGAGCTGCATCTTCCATTGATGTGACTCTGAATGTGCTCAATATTACCCGCGGCGACGAATAA
- a CDS encoding NAD-dependent epimerase/dehydratase family protein yields MKAFVTGGTGFIGSHLVEALIKSDDYDEVRCLVRSDEKWLSGLDFKKVPGDLQNLNALSKGLEGADVLFHIAAIVKAPTKKEFTHANVDATEDLVRLAQKKGVRNMMILSSLAAAGPSNGSPKTEGEPMNPVSMYGESKKEMEARIHKAVSGKDSIKIIRPPAVYGPREDQIFSFFQAFSKGICPIVGDGNNPRLSMVYVSDLVNGIMQAAHKKDTGVHTYFISGEGTHSWNEIRAVTSKVMGKKAIPVKIKPGLVKKAAGVIENVASLIGKYPVINKEKANELILEWTCTSDKAHKDLDYTPDVSLAEGISRTIHWYKMHNWL; encoded by the coding sequence ATGAAAGCCTTTGTAACCGGAGGAACAGGTTTTATAGGAAGCCATTTAGTTGAAGCTCTAATCAAATCTGACGACTACGATGAAGTACGCTGCCTGGTAAGAAGTGATGAGAAATGGCTGAGTGGCCTTGATTTCAAAAAAGTGCCGGGAGACCTTCAAAATTTAAATGCCTTATCAAAAGGACTTGAGGGTGCTGATGTATTATTTCACATTGCAGCCATTGTAAAAGCTCCCACCAAAAAAGAATTTACCCACGCCAATGTTGATGCCACAGAGGATCTTGTCCGCCTGGCTCAAAAAAAAGGTGTCAGGAACATGATGATTTTATCCTCATTAGCTGCCGCCGGTCCCAGTAACGGTTCACCCAAAACAGAAGGGGAACCTATGAACCCTGTGAGTATGTATGGGGAGTCAAAGAAAGAGATGGAGGCCCGTATTCATAAAGCGGTGAGTGGGAAGGACAGTATAAAAATCATCCGCCCGCCTGCAGTATATGGACCCCGTGAAGACCAGATTTTCTCTTTCTTCCAGGCGTTCTCAAAAGGTATTTGCCCGATTGTAGGCGATGGGAACAATCCCCGCCTTTCGATGGTGTATGTTAGTGATTTAGTGAACGGGATTATGCAGGCTGCTCATAAAAAAGATACAGGCGTCCATACTTATTTTATTTCCGGGGAAGGCACCCATTCCTGGAACGAGATTCGTGCTGTCACCTCCAAAGTAATGGGCAAAAAAGCGATCCCGGTCAAAATTAAACCCGGATTGGTTAAAAAAGCGGCAGGTGTAATAGAAAACGTGGCATCATTAATTGGAAAATATCCCGTTATTAACAAGGAGAAAGCAAATGAGCTGATATTGGAATGGACCTGCACCTCCGATAAAGCTCACAAAGATTTAGACTATACTCCTGATGTTTCGCTGGCTGAGGGAATCTCCCGAACCATCCACTGGTACAAAATGCATAACTGGTTATAG
- a CDS encoding glycosyltransferase family 1 protein: MKELRVALFTGNYNHIKDGVSLTLNRLVKFLEEQGIPVLVFGPTVKEPALNHNGRLVSVPSIRMPVSGRGEYRVPIGISEEAKRELDEFNPTLVHIATPDRAGYKALLWAQKNNVQVVGSYHTHFTSYFKYYGLTPIEFLAWRYLSWFYNSCTHVYVPSQSMIDELKNHGFEDGMKIWARGVNTKLYSPEKRDMEWRRAAGFEDDDIVVTFVSRLVWEKELDTFRHSVQQVASKNPKVKPLVVGDGPAMAELQKLMPEAHYTGFLEGENLARAYASSDVFLFPSHTETFGNVTLEAMSSGLPCLVADATGSKSLVEHGVNGGLAEPENKVDFVKKLSIIVSDQSLRDKMRKASREKALEYEWDEINGQLVQNYKEALKLPVPQTYL; encoded by the coding sequence ATGAAAGAATTACGAGTCGCCCTTTTTACAGGCAACTACAATCACATTAAAGACGGTGTTTCACTTACCCTGAATCGGTTGGTGAAGTTTTTGGAAGAGCAGGGGATACCGGTTTTGGTTTTCGGGCCAACGGTTAAGGAGCCTGCGCTTAATCACAACGGACGACTGGTTTCGGTGCCATCCATCCGTATGCCGGTTTCCGGGCGGGGAGAGTACCGGGTACCGATTGGGATCTCGGAAGAGGCAAAAAGGGAATTAGATGAATTTAATCCCACCCTGGTTCACATCGCAACGCCCGATCGTGCCGGATACAAGGCCTTACTTTGGGCACAGAAAAACAATGTGCAGGTAGTGGGTTCCTATCACACTCACTTCACCAGCTACTTTAAATACTATGGCCTTACGCCTATAGAATTTCTGGCGTGGAGGTATTTGAGCTGGTTCTATAATTCCTGCACACACGTGTATGTGCCTTCACAATCGATGATTGATGAATTGAAAAATCATGGTTTCGAGGATGGGATGAAAATCTGGGCCCGTGGGGTAAATACAAAACTATACTCTCCTGAAAAACGGGATATGGAATGGCGCAGAGCAGCAGGGTTTGAAGACGATGATATTGTTGTCACGTTTGTATCGCGCCTGGTGTGGGAAAAAGAGCTGGATACATTCCGGCACAGTGTACAGCAAGTGGCCTCAAAAAATCCAAAAGTAAAACCTCTTGTGGTTGGCGACGGACCTGCAATGGCCGAACTGCAGAAATTAATGCCGGAAGCCCATTACACCGGTTTTCTGGAAGGTGAAAACCTGGCAAGAGCTTATGCCAGCAGTGATGTTTTTCTATTTCCCTCCCATACCGAAACCTTCGGAAATGTTACACTGGAAGCCATGAGCAGTGGTTTGCCCTGCCTGGTTGCAGATGCCACCGGAAGTAAATCATTAGTAGAACACGGGGTAAACGGTGGCTTAGCTGAGCCGGAGAATAAAGTGGATTTCGTGAAAAAATTATCCATCATTGTTTCGGATCAAAGCCTTCGCGACAAAATGCGAAAAGCCTCCCGGGAAAAAGCACTCGAATATGAGTGGGATGAAATTAATGGTCAGCTGGTCCAAAATTATAAAGAAGCTTTAAAACTCCCGGTTCCGCAAACCTATTTATAA
- a CDS encoding glycosyltransferase encodes MKIIDVAEFYTDQGGGVKTYINQKLQAGKKHGHDIVIVAPGEDWGEEERYGGRVIWVKGPRLPVDWRYYILWREKAVHEILDREKPDVVEGSSPWTGGWFAGRWKGDAVKTFIFHQDPVAAYPHTIFGNILGFDRVDKLFGFYWKYLQRLSSNFDATIVSGEWLGERIDNYGVNNPIPVPFGIDKDFFSPSRRDPELRKKLLSDFGLPETAKLMIAISRHHPEKRLGSLIGGFHAAAEEEPMALIVFGDGPIRKYVDFKANQSPHVKLMGFTENRDELANILASCDYFVHGSSAETYGIVVAEAVCSGLPVVVPQRGGAGDIANPDIAETFTAGDSSSLKKALLDIISRDRDELVAACKLAASEDIGTMDDHFKLLFKKYEQLVEQKNTVL; translated from the coding sequence ATGAAAATCATAGACGTCGCAGAGTTTTATACAGATCAGGGTGGAGGGGTGAAAACCTACATCAATCAGAAGCTGCAAGCCGGAAAAAAGCATGGCCATGATATTGTAATTGTAGCTCCCGGCGAAGACTGGGGTGAAGAAGAGCGCTATGGCGGGAGGGTGATTTGGGTGAAAGGCCCGCGACTGCCGGTAGATTGGCGCTACTACATTCTATGGAGAGAAAAAGCCGTGCATGAAATTCTGGATCGTGAAAAGCCCGATGTAGTTGAAGGTTCTTCGCCGTGGACCGGTGGCTGGTTTGCCGGGCGCTGGAAAGGTGATGCTGTGAAGACCTTCATTTTTCATCAGGATCCGGTTGCGGCTTACCCTCATACTATATTTGGGAATATACTTGGTTTTGACCGTGTTGATAAGCTCTTCGGATTCTACTGGAAATACCTGCAAAGGCTTAGTAGTAATTTTGATGCCACCATTGTAAGTGGAGAATGGCTGGGCGAGCGGATTGACAATTATGGAGTGAACAACCCCATTCCGGTTCCATTTGGAATAGATAAAGACTTCTTCTCACCAAGCCGAAGAGATCCCGAGCTTCGGAAAAAACTGTTATCCGATTTCGGGTTACCGGAAACCGCAAAGTTGATGATTGCCATCAGTCGCCACCATCCTGAAAAAAGACTGGGTTCTCTTATCGGCGGGTTTCATGCAGCTGCTGAAGAAGAGCCCATGGCCCTGATTGTTTTCGGGGATGGCCCCATCCGTAAGTATGTGGACTTTAAAGCGAACCAAAGCCCGCACGTTAAGCTGATGGGTTTTACCGAAAACCGGGATGAGCTGGCGAACATCCTTGCTTCGTGCGATTACTTTGTGCACGGTTCTTCAGCAGAAACCTATGGTATTGTGGTAGCCGAGGCGGTATGCAGTGGCTTGCCGGTGGTTGTTCCCCAAAGAGGGGGAGCCGGTGATATTGCCAATCCCGATATTGCTGAAACCTTTACAGCCGGAGATTCTTCATCCCTTAAAAAAGCCCTGCTGGATATTATCTCCAGAGATCGGGACGAGCTGGTTGCTGCATGTAAACTGGCGGCAAGTGAAGACATAGGAACGATGGATGACCACTTTAAACTTCTGTTTAAGAAATATGAACAATTGGTAGAACAGAAAAATACGGTTCTGTAA
- a CDS encoding aminotransferase class I/II-fold pyridoxal phosphate-dependent enzyme has translation MADQKSSATKSDIFSKAFNFTKADEVKEMGLYPYFKPLEATDGTIVEIEGKKVIMAGSNNYLGLTNDQRTIKAAQDALKKYGTGCTGSRYLNGTLDSHLELEDKLAKFMGKEGCVLFSTGYQTNEGAIQTIADRNDIIFSDKDNHACIVVGTLVSNAKTMRYKHNDMDQLRKLLERADPDAGKIIVTDGVFSMSGTLAKVPELVKLAKEFNARLYLDDAHAVGVVGDGGRGSASVFGLTDEVDLISGTFSKSFASLGGFLVGDRPVIEYIRHKSPAHIFSASMPPANVATVLKVLEILQEETWRLDRLEEIANYMRKELRGLGFNVWSSQSPIIPVVIGEMMDCFKFWKDLFEEGVYTNAVVPPAVPQGQSLLRTSYMASHTDEHLDQILEAFRKVGLKHGVIDRNGHSATE, from the coding sequence ATGGCCGACCAAAAATCCAGCGCCACAAAATCAGACATTTTTTCGAAGGCTTTTAATTTCACAAAAGCGGATGAAGTCAAAGAAATGGGGCTGTATCCGTACTTTAAACCTCTCGAAGCAACGGACGGTACAATTGTTGAAATCGAAGGTAAAAAAGTAATTATGGCCGGGTCTAATAATTATTTGGGCCTCACCAACGATCAGCGCACGATTAAAGCAGCTCAGGATGCCCTCAAAAAATATGGTACAGGATGTACCGGCTCTCGCTATCTAAACGGTACACTCGACAGTCACCTCGAACTGGAGGATAAGCTAGCCAAGTTTATGGGCAAAGAAGGGTGTGTGCTTTTCAGTACCGGTTATCAAACCAATGAAGGCGCTATACAGACCATTGCCGATCGTAACGATATTATTTTCTCAGATAAAGACAACCACGCCTGTATTGTAGTGGGTACTCTTGTTTCGAACGCTAAGACCATGCGTTATAAGCATAATGACATGGATCAGCTACGAAAACTCCTTGAAAGAGCCGATCCTGACGCCGGAAAAATCATTGTAACTGATGGGGTATTTTCAATGTCAGGAACACTGGCTAAAGTACCCGAACTGGTTAAGTTGGCCAAGGAATTTAATGCCCGATTATATCTTGATGATGCTCATGCTGTTGGAGTAGTTGGAGACGGTGGAAGAGGATCAGCATCTGTATTTGGATTGACCGATGAAGTCGACTTGATTAGCGGAACATTCTCAAAATCATTTGCGTCCCTTGGAGGGTTTTTAGTAGGGGATCGTCCTGTAATTGAATACATACGTCATAAATCACCGGCGCATATATTTAGTGCATCCATGCCACCCGCTAATGTGGCAACGGTACTTAAAGTTCTGGAGATTCTTCAGGAAGAAACCTGGAGATTGGACCGTCTCGAAGAAATTGCCAATTACATGCGTAAAGAACTGCGAGGCTTAGGATTTAATGTATGGAGCAGTCAGAGTCCAATCATCCCTGTTGTAATTGGGGAAATGATGGACTGTTTCAAATTCTGGAAAGATCTGTTTGAGGAAGGCGTTTATACGAATGCGGTTGTTCCACCGGCTGTGCCACAAGGGCAGTCGCTGCTGCGAACAAGTTATATGGCAAGTCATACAGACGAACATCTCGATCAAATTCTGGAGGCATTTCGTAAAGTAGGCTTAAAACACGGCGTGATTGACAGAAATGGCCATTCAGCAACCGAATAA
- a CDS encoding class II fumarate hydratase produces the protein MSEYRIEKDSMGEVKVPKDALYGAQTQRAHDNFPISGIKFSREFIEALGYVKKSAAAVNAELGLLDNGVAKAIQAASQEVIDGLHDKEFVIDIFQTGSGTSTNMNSNEVIARRANELKKNLDVDIHPNDHINYGQSSNDVIPTTIRVAAVKAVNNNLIPALEHLHKTFIEKGKEYADVVKTGRTHLMDAMPVTIEQEFSGYARQVELGIKRVESALERVSELPQGGTAVGTGINTHKDFGKKFAAKISELTGEKFTEAENHFEAQATVDAPVELSGQLKTIAVSLMKIGNDLRWMNSGPNSGIGEVELEALQPGSSIMPGKVNPVIEESLTMVCAQVIGNDATVTVGGQAGNFELNVMLPVVAHNLLQSIEILANAARNLADRSVSKLSVRKENIASMVEKNPILVTALNPIIGYDKAAKIAKKAFAEGRALKEVAKEMTDLSDEELEKALDPIKMTKGGFTE, from the coding sequence ATGAGTGAATATCGTATCGAGAAAGATTCAATGGGTGAAGTGAAAGTTCCAAAAGACGCTTTATATGGAGCACAAACCCAGCGTGCCCACGATAATTTTCCTATCAGCGGAATTAAATTCAGCCGTGAGTTTATTGAAGCTCTCGGGTATGTGAAGAAGTCGGCTGCGGCTGTAAATGCGGAACTGGGCCTTTTGGATAATGGAGTTGCCAAAGCAATTCAGGCTGCTTCCCAGGAAGTCATTGACGGACTGCACGACAAAGAATTTGTGATCGATATTTTTCAAACCGGCTCGGGTACTTCCACCAATATGAACTCGAATGAGGTGATTGCCCGGCGCGCCAATGAGCTGAAGAAAAACCTGGATGTGGATATTCATCCAAATGACCATATCAATTATGGTCAAAGCTCAAATGATGTAATTCCAACCACCATTCGTGTGGCCGCCGTTAAAGCGGTGAACAACAACCTGATCCCGGCACTTGAGCATCTCCACAAAACCTTTATCGAAAAAGGGAAAGAATATGCAGATGTAGTTAAAACCGGAAGAACTCACCTCATGGATGCCATGCCGGTAACCATCGAGCAGGAGTTTAGTGGCTATGCCCGACAGGTTGAGCTGGGGATTAAGCGGGTTGAATCGGCCCTGGAAAGAGTAAGCGAACTTCCGCAGGGAGGAACTGCTGTTGGAACAGGAATCAATACCCACAAAGACTTTGGGAAGAAATTCGCAGCTAAAATTTCAGAGCTGACCGGAGAGAAGTTTACCGAAGCAGAAAATCATTTTGAAGCTCAGGCAACGGTAGATGCACCTGTTGAGCTAAGCGGTCAACTAAAAACCATTGCCGTTAGCTTGATGAAAATCGGCAACGACCTGCGATGGATGAATTCTGGCCCGAACAGTGGAATCGGAGAAGTTGAGCTGGAGGCCCTTCAGCCGGGATCTTCTATTATGCCCGGAAAAGTGAATCCGGTTATTGAAGAATCTCTGACGATGGTTTGCGCTCAGGTAATTGGTAACGATGCCACGGTAACCGTAGGCGGACAGGCCGGAAACTTTGAACTAAATGTGATGCTGCCTGTAGTGGCGCATAACCTGTTGCAGTCGATAGAAATCCTTGCAAATGCGGCCCGGAATCTGGCTGACCGTTCGGTTTCAAAACTATCGGTACGTAAAGAGAATATTGCCTCGATGGTTGAGAAAAACCCAATCCTGGTTACAGCACTTAATCCAATTATTGGGTACGACAAAGCGGCCAAGATTGCTAAGAAAGCATTTGCTGAAGGCCGGGCACTCAAAGAAGTTGCCAAAGAGATGACCGACCTGTCGGATGAGGAACTGGAGAAAGCTCTTGATCCTATAAAAATGACGAAAGGCGGGTTCACGGAGTGA
- a CDS encoding alpha-ketoacid dehydrogenase subunit alpha/beta gives MAQVKEKTTKNKFTAAQKKEILADFKLGWVSRHMSLIGRKEVLTGKAKFGIFGDGKEIPQIAMAKVFKNGDFRSGYYRDQTFMLAIGEVTPQQLFAQLYAHADVEADPNSAGRQMNSHFATRLLDKEGNWKDQTKSKNTASDISPTAGQMARLLGLAQASKVYRNEKALKGKEWKKFSNKGNEVAFGTIGDASTSEGVFWETINAAGVLQVPMIMSVWDDGFGISVAKKYQTTKENISEVLKGFQRTKDEDGYEILRVKAWDYQALIETYQKAEEIARKEHVPVLIHVQEVTQPQGHSTSGSHERYKSEERLQWEEEYCCLEKLRQWILDNGIAKSEKLDELEDEAQDEVNEAKNAAWKAFFEPIKQEKSTAIELIDNLKEESGVEKVGEFSKKLKNYPNAIRKDILSAARKSLAVTAGNNSSAREKLAEWVKEYREVNRDRYNSHLYSQTPNSPLKVEEIKPEYPEEPKRVDGRMVIRENFDTIFDKYPNTLVFGEDSGKLGDVNKGLEGMQDKYGEIRVSDTGIREATILGQGIGMSIRGLRPIAEIQYLDYLLYCFQGISDDLATLRYRTKGGQAAPLIVRTRGHRLEGIWHSGSPMGMITSGARGVHLCVPRNLTEAAGFYNTLLQGDDPAIIVEPLNGYRLKENMPTNLGEFTTPLGKPEIINEGSDMTVVSYGSTFNIVESIIPQLDDAGISIELIDVRTLMPFDLDHVIGKSLSKTNRLLIVDEDVPGGASAYILHKVLEEQGGYFQLDSEPKCLTAHDHRPAYASDGDYFSKPNAEDIFETIYEIMHKADTERYPAIY, from the coding sequence ATGGCTCAAGTAAAAGAAAAGACGACGAAGAATAAGTTTACCGCTGCTCAGAAAAAGGAAATCTTAGCCGATTTCAAGCTGGGTTGGGTAAGCCGGCATATGTCGTTAATCGGTAGAAAAGAAGTGCTCACCGGAAAAGCCAAGTTCGGGATATTTGGAGACGGTAAGGAAATCCCGCAGATCGCGATGGCCAAAGTATTTAAGAATGGAGACTTCCGGTCAGGCTACTATCGCGACCAAACCTTTATGCTTGCAATCGGAGAGGTAACCCCTCAGCAACTTTTTGCGCAACTATACGCTCACGCTGATGTGGAAGCAGATCCGAATTCTGCCGGACGGCAAATGAACTCACACTTTGCCACCCGCCTGCTGGATAAAGAAGGCAACTGGAAAGATCAAACCAAGTCAAAGAACACAGCATCCGATATTTCACCTACTGCAGGACAAATGGCCCGCTTACTGGGACTTGCCCAGGCTTCCAAAGTGTACCGCAACGAGAAAGCGCTAAAGGGCAAAGAGTGGAAGAAGTTTTCCAATAAAGGAAATGAAGTTGCATTTGGAACCATCGGGGATGCCAGTACTTCGGAAGGGGTATTCTGGGAAACTATTAACGCAGCCGGTGTGCTTCAGGTGCCGATGATTATGTCGGTTTGGGATGATGGATTTGGAATCTCGGTGGCTAAGAAATATCAGACCACAAAAGAGAATATTTCGGAAGTGCTGAAAGGATTTCAGCGCACAAAAGATGAGGACGGTTACGAAATTCTGAGGGTGAAAGCCTGGGACTACCAGGCACTGATTGAAACCTATCAGAAAGCAGAAGAGATTGCCCGGAAGGAGCATGTGCCGGTATTGATTCACGTGCAGGAAGTTACCCAGCCACAAGGGCACTCCACTTCCGGTTCGCATGAAAGATATAAGTCGGAAGAGCGACTGCAGTGGGAAGAAGAATATTGCTGCTTGGAAAAGCTGCGCCAGTGGATTTTAGATAATGGCATTGCCAAATCCGAGAAACTGGATGAGCTGGAAGATGAAGCTCAGGATGAGGTAAATGAAGCTAAAAATGCGGCATGGAAAGCCTTTTTTGAACCCATCAAACAGGAAAAGTCAACGGCTATAGAGTTGATTGACAACCTGAAAGAGGAATCAGGTGTAGAAAAGGTAGGTGAGTTTTCCAAGAAACTGAAGAACTACCCGAATGCCATTCGCAAGGATATTTTGTCAGCAGCCCGTAAATCGCTGGCGGTTACGGCCGGAAACAATTCATCTGCCCGTGAAAAGCTGGCTGAGTGGGTTAAAGAATACCGGGAAGTAAACCGGGATCGCTACAATTCTCATTTATACAGCCAAACACCAAATTCTCCGTTAAAGGTAGAAGAGATTAAGCCGGAATATCCTGAAGAGCCCAAACGAGTGGATGGCCGGATGGTTATACGTGAAAATTTTGACACCATTTTTGACAAATACCCAAATACGCTGGTATTTGGTGAGGATTCCGGAAAGCTTGGTGACGTTAATAAAGGCCTTGAAGGCATGCAGGATAAATACGGGGAAATCCGTGTGAGTGATACCGGTATCCGGGAAGCAACCATTTTAGGGCAAGGCATCGGGATGTCGATTCGCGGACTCCGCCCGATTGCTGAAATACAGTACCTGGATTACCTGTTGTACTGTTTCCAGGGAATTTCGGATGATTTGGCTACCCTTCGCTACCGAACAAAGGGCGGGCAGGCTGCTCCGTTGATTGTACGAACCCGCGGTCACCGTCTGGAAGGAATCTGGCACTCCGGTTCCCCAATGGGGATGATTACAAGCGGCGCTCGGGGTGTTCATTTATGTGTTCCCAGAAACCTGACTGAAGCGGCCGGATTCTACAATACCTTACTTCAGGGAGACGACCCTGCTATCATCGTTGAGCCTCTGAATGGCTATCGCCTCAAAGAAAATATGCCGACTAACTTAGGTGAATTTACCACACCGTTAGGCAAGCCGGAAATTATTAATGAGGGATCCGATATGACGGTTGTTTCCTATGGATCAACCTTCAACATTGTGGAAAGCATTATTCCACAGCTTGATGATGCCGGTATTTCCATCGAGCTGATTGACGTAAGAACCCTGATGCCTTTCGACCTGGATCATGTGATTGGAAAATCACTCAGCAAGACCAACCGACTGTTGATTGTGGATGAAGATGTTCCCGGTGGAGCTTCTGCCTACATCCTGCACAAAGTATTGGAAGAGCAGGGCGGCTACTTTCAGCTCGACTCAGAGCCTAAGTGCCTGACGGCCCACGATCATCGTCCGGCCTATGCTTCCGATGGTGATTATTTCAGCAAGCCCAACGCCGAGGATATCTTCGAGACCATTTACGAGATCATGCACAAAGCAGATACCGAGCGTTATCCGGCGATATATTGA